In Populus nigra chromosome 1, ddPopNigr1.1, whole genome shotgun sequence, one genomic interval encodes:
- the LOC133701271 gene encoding protein LATERAL ROOT PRIMORDIUM 1-like yields the protein MVGLRDVFVVAPAAPFNHHHHHHHHQHHEQINLSTADPINASNATALGVGVGVGVIPLLTSAPCLTPQNMDDQDLLHNGRNKISGIHQFWQNQGTQYIKKASDTTPSIIDHHNNSSTANLLLQSGNGGGNGSGNLGGNSSSSATTTCEDCGNQAKKDCSHRRCRTCCKSRGFDCATHVKSTWVAAARRRERQLIATAGGGAGSTGSTSGSKKPRLINSQATTTSHTSTSNTTPPRSYDTSSSHQDAGFKERLPVQVTAPAVFRCVRVTAVEDGEDQYAYQAVVKIGGHVFKGFLYDQGVETRDGFPNISELHLGAANGGGGGGGAGRHGASSSPILDPSDVYGASAGGLLGGSAFGNPIN from the exons ATGGTGGGCCTTCGCGATGTCTTCGTTGTGGCTCCTGCTGCTCCcttcaaccaccaccaccaccaccaccaccaccagcatcATGAGCAAATCAATCTTTCAACAGCAGATCCAATCAATGCTTCCAATGCTACAGCTCTTGGTGTTGGGGTAGGTGTTGGTGTCATTCCACTCCTTACATCAGCGCCTTGTCTTACGCCACAAAACATGGATGATCAAGATTTGTTGCATAATGGTCGAAACAAGATTAGTGGAATTCATCAGTTTTGGCAAAACCAAGGCACTCAATATATCAAGAAAGCTTCTGACACCACCCCTTCGATTATTGATCATCACAATAATTCTTCAACAGCGAATCTTCTACTACAAAGTGGAAATGGTGGAGGTAATGGTAGTGGAAATCTTGGAGGGAATTCATCATCGTCTGCTACAACTACGTGTGAGGATTGTGGAAACCAAGCGAAGAAAGATTGTAGCCATAGAAGGTGTAGGACGTGTTGTAAAAGCCGTGGTTTTGATTGTGCTACTCATGTGAAGAGCACGTGGGTAGCGGCTGCGAGGAGGAGAGAGCGTCAGCTTATAGCAACTGCTGGTGGTGGTGCTGGTTCCACTGGGTCTACTTCTGGTTCCAAGAAACCTAGGCTTATAAACTCTCAAGCTACTACTACTTCTCATACTTCCACTTCTAATACGACTCCTCCAAGGAGCTATGACACGAGTTCTAGTCACCAAG ATGCAGGTTTTAAAGAGAGATTACCGGTGCAAGTAACTGCACCAGCAGTTTTTAGGTGTGTTAGAGTGACAGCAGTGGAAGATGGTGAAGACCAGTATGCGTATCAGGCTGTGGTGAAGATTGGTGGTCATGTTTTCAAAGGGTTTCTATATGACCAAGGAGTTGAAACAAGAGATGGGTTCCCTAATATATCTGAATTGCATTTGGGTGCTGCTaacggcggcggcggcggcggcggcgcaGGGAGACATGGGGCCTCTTCTTCCCCGATTCTCGATCCTTCAGATGTTTATGGTGCTTCTGCTGGAGGGTTACTAGGAGGTTCGGCCTTTGGAAATCCAATAAATTAA